The following coding sequences are from one uncultured Desulfobacter sp. window:
- a CDS encoding MarR family transcriptional regulator has product MDLNYLAKTIVEFYEKLSSWEDAVVRDTGLTTAQAHTIEIIGHSGPIKMKDLAHRIGVTTGTLTVAVDKLENKKLLERKQCKTDRRAYLIELTDAGQEYFKQHHNFHIKMTQEIVADLTDEEQEIFSAILEKMIKKI; this is encoded by the coding sequence ATGGATCTGAACTATCTTGCAAAAACGATTGTGGAGTTTTACGAAAAATTGTCATCCTGGGAGGATGCCGTTGTCAGGGACACCGGATTGACAACGGCCCAGGCGCACACCATAGAAATCATAGGGCATTCAGGGCCCATCAAAATGAAAGATCTTGCCCACAGAATCGGCGTGACCACGGGAACCTTGACTGTGGCAGTGGACAAACTTGAAAATAAAAAACTGCTTGAAAGAAAACAGTGCAAAACGGACAGAAGGGCTTACCTCATTGAATTGACAGATGCGGGCCAAGAATATTTCAAGCAGCATCACAATTTCCATATTAAGATGACCCAGGAAATTGTAGCGGATTTAACCGATGAAGAGCAGGAAATATTCAGTGCTATTCTTGAAAAAATGATTAAAAAAATTTAG